The Gillisia sp. Hel_I_86 genome has a segment encoding these proteins:
- a CDS encoding ComF family protein, giving the protein MFQDLINLFYPNICQICDTELYKNQTILCTHCANELPISNFHLDNENPVKKVFYGRLPLENAASLLIFKKKGSVQKLIHRLKYRGHQEIGTYLGAWLGAELAKTDSYRGIDLIIPVPLHKKKLRSRGFNQVEKFGKEIAAALNIEYVDDVLLKTSFSTTQTLKTRIARWGNIEESFVLMNSERIKNKHILLVDDLITTGATLEACADVLLEARNVKLSIATMAFTG; this is encoded by the coding sequence ATGTTTCAAGATTTAATCAATTTATTTTATCCCAATATCTGCCAGATATGCGATACCGAATTGTATAAAAATCAAACTATCCTCTGCACTCATTGTGCAAATGAACTTCCCATTAGCAATTTCCATCTAGATAACGAGAATCCTGTTAAAAAAGTATTTTACGGGAGGCTTCCTTTGGAAAATGCGGCTTCTCTCTTAATATTCAAAAAGAAAGGCAGCGTTCAAAAATTAATTCATCGCTTAAAATATAGGGGGCACCAGGAAATTGGCACGTATCTAGGTGCTTGGCTAGGCGCAGAACTTGCTAAAACAGATTCTTATAGGGGTATCGACCTTATAATTCCCGTGCCGCTACATAAAAAGAAACTTCGCTCCAGGGGTTTTAATCAGGTAGAAAAATTTGGAAAAGAAATCGCAGCCGCATTGAATATTGAGTATGTGGACGATGTTCTTTTAAAAACATCATTCTCCACTACACAAACCCTGAAAACCAGAATTGCAAGATGGGGAAATATCGAGGAGAGTTTTGTCTTGATGAATTCTGAAAGAATTAAAAACAAGCATATCTTGCTTGTGGACGATCTTATTACTACCGGTGCTACCCTGGAAGCTTGTGCAGATGTCCTTTTGGAAGCCAGAAATGTTAAACTAAGCATTGCTACTATGGCATTCACGGGATGA